Proteins encoded by one window of Lathyrus oleraceus cultivar Zhongwan6 chromosome 1, CAAS_Psat_ZW6_1.0, whole genome shotgun sequence:
- the LOC127114282 gene encoding uncharacterized protein LOC127114282, with the protein MSIPTDVVTPPPQSSSPSKNPFHLALVVTNIKNHIPIVLEMENVQFGTWVELFKIHARSHKVLYHIIPPAPGREKKTPETDDEQELWATLDATVLQWIYSTISGDLLATIIEPDSTAMEAWNRLTNIFQDNQNARAITLEQEFSSVRMEDFPTASAYCQRLKTLYDQLKNVGAPVSNQRLVLQLVSGLTDAYKGVGTLIRQSNPLPQFYQARSMLTLEEVGLIKMAATGAQAAMVATQLKDVTEPSSYNDNHDSKKNNSRNSAHKNRNSYGRNNRRGQRGGRRGGGQPSLQANTSQWQSPPPPWQ; encoded by the coding sequence ATGTCAATCCCAACCGATGTGGTAACTCCTCCACCACAATCGTCTTCACCATCAAAGAACCCTTTCCATCTGGCTCTCGTCGTAACCAACATCAAGAACCACATCCCTattgttcttgagatggaaaaCGTTCAATTTGGTACGTGGGTTGAACTTTTCAAAATCCATGCTCGATCTCATAAGGTTCTTTATCACATCATTCCTCCAGCACCAGGCAGGGAAAAGAAGACACCTGAAACCGATGATGAGCAGGAGTTGTGGGCGACTCTTGATGCAACAGTTCTACAGTGGATTTATTCCACTATCTCCGGCGATCTTTTGGCTACCATCATTGAACCAGACTCCACTGCCATGGAGGCTTGGAATCGATTAACCAACATCTTCCAGGACAATCAAAACGCTCGTGCAATCACTCTCGAGCAGGAGTTCTCATCCGTTCGCATGGAAGATTTTCCCACCGCTTCCGCTTACTGTCAGCGTCTCAAAACACTTTATGACCAATTGAAGAACGTTGGAGCCCCTGTCTCTAATCAGCGACTCGTTCTCCAACTTGTTTCCGGTCTCACTGATGCATACAAAGGGGTCGGTACACTAATTCGGCAAAGCAACCCTCTTCCACAATTTTATCAGGCCCGCTCTATGCTTACTCTTGAAGAAGTCGGTCTAATTAAGATGGCGGCTACCGGCGCACAGGCTGCCATGGTTGCGACACAACTAAAGGATGTTACTGAACCCTCCTCCTATAATGATAACCACGACAGCAAGAAGAATAACAGCCGAAATTCTGCTCATAAAAACCGAAACAGTTATGGTAGAAACAACAGACGTGGTCAACGTGGCGGCAGACGTGGTGGTGGTCAACCGTCCCTACAAGCCAACACCTCACAGTGGCAGTCTCCTCCCCCTCCCTGGCAGTAG